The Kineothrix sp. IPX-CK genomic interval ATACAGCTCCTGCAATTGTTCGATGGTCTTCTCCTTAGCGGCATTCAAACGCTCCAGCTCTCTTCCGGTATCTTCCACATGTGTTCTTTTCACACACTGATCGTCTTTCTTAAGAATGGCGATCCTCCCTATCGCAATTCCCGAAAAAACAGATTTTCCTTCAAATACTGTCATATTCCGTCTACCTTTCCAAGCCCTCCCTTATCCTATTTCAGGACATGCGAGGCTTATCGCATTTTATACGTATAGTTTAAAGCATAAAATGCGATAAGTAAACATTTACTTTCATAATATAAGAGAGCTAAAAATCAAATTGAGTAATCTATGGCGTCTTCTCTTACCATCTGACGCTCTATCAGATTCGCAATCGTCACACCGTCCACCACCTTATCGATAGCGTCGTTCAATTCCTTCCATACCCCTAAGGTCTCGCAGGTGTCGCATCTTTCGCACTCATTCACCTCATCTTCCAAACATGCCACCGGGCATAAGCTGCCCTCGGTCAGCCGGAGGATCATTCCTACCGTATAGTTTTCCGGGCTCCCCGAAATGCGGTATCCGCCCTGTGCACCTCTGGCACTTTTCACATACCCCGCCTTATTCAAAATGGCGATAATTTGTTCCAGATACTTTTCCGAAATTCCCTGCCTTTCCGCTATCTGCTTCACCTTAACATACTCACCCGTATTGTTCAGCGCCAGGTCGATCATAACGCGGACCGCATAACGTCCCTTCGTCGAAATTTTCATGTTTTCCTCCTTCCAATTCATTGCTCAATTCTATTGTCTATCAAATCAATTGAAACCGCTCAAAAGCTTTGTATATCCCATGCTTTCCGACATCCGCCGTCACGAAATCCGCGTGAGGCTTCAACCGTTCGTCCGCATTTCCCATAGCGATTCCTATTGTACATTCCTTAATCATTTCCAAATCGTTCAGACTGTCGCCTATAGCAACCGTATCCGCCATATTCCCGCCCGAATATTCTATCGCTCTTCTTATCCCGCTTGCCTTATTGTTCTTTAAAAGCAGAAGCTCTGCGCTGTACGGATATCTCTCGTCCACCTGTCCGGGCACCATATGGAATCCCTGTGAGAACCGTTCCTCTACCTTAAATAAGTCTTTCTCGCGCAGTGCGTATAACCCCATTTTATATATGATTTCTTTATCTACAAGATACTCTTTCATCCCCCGAAACATTTTATGGGAAAAAAATGCCTTCAGCGAATTATCCATACCGCCCATTCCATCAAAGAATCCGGTCACTTTGGAATCCAGATAGACTCCGCTTTTTCCTTCCAGAATATATGCCACATTTTGTTCATCACAAAAGCTTGTGATTTCTTTCAATTCTTCCTTTTCAATACTTTCTTCATAGATAACTTCCTCACCGACCTTCACATATGCTCCCGCAGCCGCAATCACCCCTTCGAAGCCAATTTCGTCAACAAGGTCAATCATACAAGAAGAGCGTCCCGTAGAAATGAAAATTTTATTTCCCTTCTTCCGCGCCAGCTCCACAGCTCGCTTCGTACTCTCCGGAATACAAAGAGCATTATGGTCGAACAGCGTACCGTCAATATCCAGAAAAATATATTTCATTTTATAAGTGTTATCCTTTCATCATAACAAAGGAGGGTGCCATGAAAACTACCGCTTTGTAAGTTTCGGCACTTCCTTCACATACACCCTCTCATCGTTTTTATCGGTCTCCAGACCTTACGTTATTGATTCTTTATTACTATTCAAAAGGTACAACGGAACCTTGATATTTCTCATTGATGAAGTCTTTAATCTCATCAGACTTCAATACATCCACCAGCGCTTTTACGCCTTCGTTGCCTTCATTGCCTTCTTTAACAACGATAACATTTACATAGGTCTTAGCCGCTTCGGAATCGGAAGTTTCATATGCTAAAGCATCTGTCTGAGCATTTAAGCCCGCCTGCAATGCATAGTTACCGTTCAGCACTACGAAAGAGGTCTCTCCGATAACTCTGGCAACCTGAGCTGCCTCCAGCTCAACAATCTCTACGTTGTGAGGGTTCTCCGCTATATCGTTCTTGGTTGCTTCCATACCTGCGCCCTCTTTCAAGGTAATGATTCCGTTATCCTGTAAAAGAAGAAGCGCTCTCGCCTCATTGGTCGTATCGTTAGGAACTGCAATCGTCGCTCCGTCGGAAATATTTGCAAGGTCGGATTCCGTACCTGCATAAATTCCAAGAGGCTCATAATGAATCTCACCTACATTTACAAGGTGTGTTCCTTTTTCTTCATTAAAGCTATCGAGATAAGGTGTATGCTGGAAATAGTTCGCATCGAATTCACCGGATTCCACTACTTCGTTAGGCTGAACGTAGTCGTTGAATACCGTAACCTGCAAATCCCAGCCCTGCTCTGCCAAAATAGGCTTTGCTGCTTCCAGGATCTCCGAATGGGGAACTTCCGTAGCCGCTACCGTGATGGTTCCTTTTTCTGTTACTTCTGCTGCAGGCTCCTCGGCCTGCGCCGTCTCCTCCGCCGGTGCTGCTGTTTCTTCGGGAGCTTCTGTGCTCTCCGTTTCTGCCGGTGCTGTAGCCGTCTCGCCCGCAGAGCCGCATGCGGTGAGAGTACCTGCCGCAAGGACTGTCGCTAATACTGCTGTTAAAATTCTTTTTTTCATAATCTTCTCCTCCTTTGAGCGTTTTTCACTCATGAGTGTTCTTCACTCATTTATATCATAAATCCGCGTCTATCCGGTAATTCGTTTATCCAGCTTTTTGGACATCCTCGTACCGATATATTGCAGAATCTGAACAAGTATAACTAATAAAATAACCGTAACGATCATGATATCGGCCTGATAGCGGTAATATCCGTAGCGTATCGCCACATCGCCCAGGCCGCCGCCGCCAACGGCACCTGCCATCGCAGAATATCCCAAGATCGTTCCAAGAGCTATGGTAGCTCCCGCAATCAAAGAGGTTCTTGCCTCTCCCAAAAAAACTTTCCAAACAATAGTTCCGGTACTGGCTCCCATACTCTGCGCCGCCTCTACCACGCCGCGGTCCACCTCCAAAAGAGAAGATTCCACCAGCCTGGCGATAAAGGGTGCCGCCGCCACAGTAAGCGGTACTATCGTCGCTGTAGCTCCGTAGCTCTTCCCTACCACAAATCTGGTAAAGGGAATCAGCAGCATGAGTAAAATCAAGAACGGAACGCTTCGCACTATATTTGCAATTACATCCAATATTTTATAAGTTACCGCATTAGGTCTAAGACCGTCCTTCGCAGTAATTACAAGAAAAATTCCCATAGGCAGTCCAATACAATAAGCAAAAAACGTCGATGTCAGCGTCATGTACAGGGTGGTGCCCGTTTCTTTTATAAGCATCATTATTGTCGCATTATCCCACATAGTTACTCAACTCCTCCACTTCCAGCTTTCTTTCCTTCAGATAATGAATCATCTTTCTTGCTATGATCTCATCCTCCGGAAGCTGCAATATCATCTGTCCGTGTGCCACGCCGCCGATATCCTTTGTATCGGCCAGAAGGATGTTGGCCGGCGCCTTGCATTCCAGAACCATATTGGCAATGACCGGTTCAAAGGAAGAATGATCCTTGAAAACGATGCGGATGCAGCGTTTGCCTCTCATCTGTTCATGGTTTCCGCCATTCTGGAATACTAACGCTTTTGCGGCCGGTGTCTGAGGCCTTGTAAAGACCTCCTCCACCGTTCCGGTTTCCGCCAGCGTTCCGCCGTCTATAATTGCTACGTGAGTGCATATTTCCTGCACCACAGCCATTTCATGGGTAATGATGACAATAGTAATGCCATATTTTTCATTAATATCTTTCAAAAGAGCGAGGATGGATTTGGTCGTGGTAGGATCGAGAGCGCTTGTGGCTTCGTCGCAGAGCAGAATCTTCGGATTGGTCGCCAAGGCTCTGGCAATAGCCACTCTCTGCTTCTGTCCGCCGGAAAGCTGCGCCGGATAAGCCTTCGCCTTTTCGGAAAGTCCTACGATTTCAAGCAACTCCTTCGCGCGGCTGCGGGCCTCCTTTTTCTTCTGCCCCGTAATTTCCAGGGGGAAGCAGATGTTATCCAGAACGGTCCTTTGCATGAGCAGATTAAAATGCTGAAAAATCATTGCTATCTGTGTGCGGGTCCGTCGCAGTTCATTTTCCGGCAAGCCGGCGAGGTCCTTTCCTTCTATCATGACCGTACCAGTGGTCGGCTTCTCCAGAAAGTTCAGACAGCGTACCAACGTACTCTTCCCCGCACCGCTCATGCCGATGATTCCGTAGATTTCACCCTTGTGAATCTCCAGATTGATGCCCTTTAGCGCTTCTACCGTATTATCTTTACCAATAAATGTCTTTCCGACATCTTTAACCTGTATGATAGTCTCCATAACTGCTCCCATCTGTCGCAAAAATATAATAGTACAGACCGTATCATACCATAAGCTGCCGTTTTCTGCAATGCCCGCCCATTTCTTGAGTTTTCGTAGTTTTATCCACAAACCCCTTGTTTCACTAGTAATGCAATGAACAACTTTCAGAAAATGCCCAAAATATAAGGAATCACCAGTCCTTTTGTAGTAGAATTAAGTTGCGAAACAAAATCTACACTAAACAATAAAGAAAGGGATTCCTCATGCTTAATTCTACTACAAAAACCTACACTTTGAAACGTGAAATTTTATCTTTTTCAAACAAAATATCCCGTAAGCTTTCCAAACCGGACAAAAAGTTTACTTCGGACATGACCTATGGCATGTTAGCTTCTGGTAGTTGTCTTCTGACTGATATTGCAGATCAACTTCACGAAGACTCTAAAAAGGTCAACAGTGTTGAGCGCCTTACCAGACATTTAAATAAAGGGACTTCCAAACAAGCCTTACTTTCTTATCTTCAAACTGTTCGTAAATGGGTGCCCGATGATCCGGTAATCCATATCGATGACAGTGACGTCATCAAGCCTGACGGATATAAGTTTGAGGCTCTTGGTATGGTAAGGGATGGTTCCAAAAGTACTAAAACAAAAAATGTCTACGAGAAAGGCTACCATGTAACAGAGGCCTGTGTCATGACAAAAGACAATCATCCTGTCAGCATTTACTCCAAAATCCATTCTTCAAAAGAAAAGACCTTCACCTCTGTCAATAGCGTTACCTTCGATGCCATGGAGCGTGGAAAAGCAATGTTTGGAAAAGCTACTTTTGTTATGGACCGGGGCTATGATGATAATAAGATGTTCCTTAAGCTTGATGAATTAAAACAGGACTATGTGATTCGGCTTACTGCTAAAAGAAAGCTCCTTTTCCATAACAAATGGGTAGCTGCCACAGAACTTCGAAATCGTCGGAAAGGTAAAATCACGACACCTGTATTCTATAAAGGTAAAAAACGGGAGGCTTATCTATCCCATGTGAAGGTTCAGATCACCGCATCCAGAAAAGACATTTTTCTGGTTCTTGTCTATGGCATCACAGAGTATCCGATGATGCTCGCAACGAACAAAGAATTAAAATCCAGAGATGATGTAATCCGGATTGCAAGACTTTATTTCTCCCGCTGGCGCATCGAGGAATATTTCCGCTGCAAGAAACAGGTCTTCCAGTTCGAAAACTTCCGAGTTCGGAAACTGAAAGCAATCAATGCTCTAAATTTTTACATTACCATGTGTATGGCATTTCTTGCGCTGGTTTCAATGAAAGCAGAAACAAATGCCCTAAAAGTTTCAATCATACAGACAGCAGCTCCTATAAAGGAAAAAGTTCAATTCTGCTATTACCGATTAGCGAAAGGTATCTCTGGTATACTGTCGTATGCAAAAGAAGGTGTCAGGCTTTGGTTCAGAACAAAACGTCCTGCATACCGTCAACTTTGCTTTAAGCTGATCGCATAAATAGATAACATAATATTTCTCCCAAAGTCCGGTTCCCACGGGGCTTGTTTCGGTGACTCTATTCGAAGTATTGTCCTTTTATTTTTCAAAAAAAAGACAGATTGGTACTTTAGGAGAAGTTATATTTTTTAAAAATTACATTTTACGGAAACTCAAGCCGCCCATTTACGCTGTTACTGTTCACTCCGTTAACAGTAACCTTACATCCACGCTTTTCTTATGTTTGAATTAACGTTCTTTACATAAATAATATAAAGAAACTTTCCTTCATTCTTCTGTGAACAAAGGTGTGGAAAGGTAACGGTCTCCTGAATCAGGAAGAAGGATAACTATTGTCTTTCCTGCATTCTCAGGTCTCTTTGCTACTTCAACTGCTGCATGGAGCACTGCGCCGGAGGAAATTCCTACCAGGATTCCTTCTTTTACCGCAATCGCTTTTCCTGCTGCAAAAGCGTCTTCATTCTTTACAGGAATGATTTCGTCATAAATTTGTGTATCCAGTACTGCGGGTACGAACCCTGCGCCGATACCTTGAATCTTGTGAGGTCCCGGCTTGCCTCCGGAAAGTACAGGAGATGCTTCCGGCTCTACTGCGATAATCTTCACATCTGCCTTCTTGGACTTCAAATATTTTCCGGCACCGGTGATCGTTCCGCCCGTTCCTACACCTGAAATAAAGATATCCACCTCGCCGTCGGTGTCCTGCCATATCTCCGGTCCCGTGGTAGCTTCGTGAACTGCCGGGTTAGCCGGATTATCGAACTGTCCGAGAATAACTGCTCCGGGTATGGTATCCCTAAGCTCTTCCGCTTTGGCGATAGCACCCTTCATTCCCTTCGCGCCTTCTGTCAGCACCAATTCCGCTCCGTATGCCTTTAACAAGTTTCTTCTCTCCACGCTCATGGTATCGGGAAGCGTTAAAATCGCACGATAGCCTCTCGCCGCCGCAACAGATGCAAGACCGATTCCCGTATTGCCCGATGTAGGCTCGATAATCGTCGCGCCTTCCTTCAGCTTACCAGCCTTCTCCGCATCCTCGATCATCGCAAGTGCGATTCTGTCCTTTACGCTGCCTGCCGGATTGAAGTACTCCAGCTTCGCCAGCAGTGTCGCATTCTCTACTCCCGTCGCCTTAGCGAAGTTCTTCACGTTCAATAAGGGAGTTCCTCCAATCAGTTCCGTTGCGCTGTTCTTAATATTTGCCATTTCTTTCTATCTCCTTTCATTTTCTTTATCTATTTCATACTAACTCAGTAGGTTTATTATGAATTGAATGTTACCACGCTGACTGTGATCTGTCAACTACTATTTTAATTATTTTTTTATTTTTACTTCCAAATACTTTTATCTTTCATATTATAACAAATTGTGGTTGTCCAATACCCGGCATTTTGATATAATTTTCTTATATTTTAACAAAGGTATCAGGGGATGTCTGAGAACTCGTTGCACCGTTCTAAACGCCCCATATTAAAAGGAACATGGTTATAAAAGTGAAATGAAATTAATTTCACTTGCAAATATTACGCCCTCAGACAAAAGTTTGCAGGCTAAGAAGAAAGGCATGGTTATTATATTATGAAGAAAAAAGTGGTGGTATCTCTTGGTCATCAGGCATTGGGCTATACGACATTGCAGCAGTGGGATGCCGTAAAGATAACGGCAAAAGCATTGGCGGATTTGGTAGAGGAAGATTATCAACTCACTATCACCCACAGCAACGGACCGCAGGTAAGCATGATTCACAAGGCGATGACGGAGCTTCGCCGCGTATATACCGACTATACTCCGGCCCCTATGTGCGTCTGCTCGGCGATGAGTCAGGGCTATGTGGGCTTCGACATCCAGAACTCTCTGCGTGCGGAGCTTTTAAGCCGCGGCATACCCAAGACAGTCAGCACCATTTTGACACAGGTAACAGTAGATCCCTACGACGAGGCTTTCTATGAGCCCACCAAGCTTATCGGACGCAATATGTCCGCGGAGGAGGCGGAGGCCGAACTTGAAAAAGGAAATTACGTGGTGGAGGAAGCCGGACAGGGCTTCCGAAGAGTCGTTGCCGCACCTAAACCTATCGATATTGTCGAAATCGAGGCCATCCGCCTTCTGGCGGAAGCCGGACAGGTAGTCATCGCCTGCGGCGGCGGCGGAATTCCTGTTATTGAGCAGAATCACGCTCTGCAAGGCGCATCCGCAGTTATCGAGAAGGACTCCATCGCAGGAAAGCTCGCTGAGGATTTAAACGCCGACCAGCTCATTATTCTTACCGGAGTTCCCTGCATCTATAAGAACTATGGAAAAGAAGATCAGGAAGCACTAAGTACCCTTTCCATAACGGAGGCTCAGAAATATATAGAAGAAAAGCAATTCGGTGAAGGTAATATGCTTCCCAAGATCGAAGCTGCAATTGCTTATTTAAAGGCTTGTCCTAAGGGCAGCGTCCTCATCGCTTCGCTGGACAATGTTGCTGATGCGGTAAAGGGTAAGGGCGGAACAGTTATCACAATGAACCCATAGTCTTCATTGCGATAACCAATACACAAAAAACACCTCGCGATGTCGATTACTGAATAGCAAAGAACGCAGTGCATACTGTGTTCTTTTTTTGTGCACACCATTGATCGACAAGGTCACAATGGTCGGAGAAAGGCAACATCTTGTCAATTGACGGCAGTAATTTACCCTCTTGACAAATCCTCCATTTAATATTATTATAATGATATCAAATTGATATCATATTAATAACTACTTTGGAGGATTCATTATGAATATGCAGAAAAACAACGACAGTATTCACATGATTGAAGAAAAAGAAATTGTTCCAAAAAGCGGCTTTGCAGCCCTTTTACTGATCCTATGCGGCTTTGCAGCTTCCGTGCTCGTCATTGTAGCCGGCAGCATCCTGCTCTCCAAGTCAGAGCCGGGACTTGGCGGCTTCGCGCTGACATTGGGCATCCTGCTCTTTACGGCCCTTTGCATTATGCTGGCAGGCTTTCATGTCATAAATCCCAACGAGGCTTTCGTTATGACCTTATTCGGTAAATATTACGGCACGATTAAAACAGAAGGCTTCTATTACACGAATCCTTTTGCTGCCGGCTTCAATCCGGCAAGCTCATCCGCCAGTGCCTCCGTTAATCTTAACACCTTGTCCGGGACGACAGAAACAACTGCTGCTCCTGTACGTACGAAGAAAATATCCACCAAGACCATGACGCTGAACAATGAGCGTCAGAAGGTAAACGACGTCTTAGGCAATCCCATCATCATCGGTGCTATCGTTATCTGGCGGGTAACAGACCCTACCAAAGCCGTTTTCAGCGTGGACAATTACAAATCCTTTTTATCCATTCAATGCGATTCCACCATCCGCAATATTGCCAGACTCTATCCTTACGATACGATGGAGGAGGATGCGGATGAAAAGACCTTACGGGGCAGCAGTCAGGAAATAGCGGACTGTATGAAGCGGGAATTACAGGAACGAGTACTGGAAGCCGGACTCGAAATTAAGGAAGTGCGCATCACACACTTATCCTATTCCGAAGAAATCGCGGCAGCGATGCTGCAAAGGCAGCAGGCGGTAGCGATTATCGCAGCACGCCAGAAAATTGTAGAGGGTGCTGTCAGTATGGTTAAAATGGCCATCGACCAGCTCGGTGAGGAAGAAA includes:
- a CDS encoding Rrf2 family transcriptional regulator, whose product is MKISTKGRYAVRVMIDLALNNTGEYVKVKQIAERQGISEKYLEQIIAILNKAGYVKSARGAQGGYRISGSPENYTVGMILRLTEGSLCPVACLEDEVNECERCDTCETLGVWKELNDAIDKVVDGVTIANLIERQMVREDAIDYSI
- a CDS encoding Cof-type HAD-IIB family hydrolase, producing the protein MKYIFLDIDGTLFDHNALCIPESTKRAVELARKKGNKIFISTGRSSCMIDLVDEIGFEGVIAAAGAYVKVGEEVIYEESIEKEELKEITSFCDEQNVAYILEGKSGVYLDSKVTGFFDGMGGMDNSLKAFFSHKMFRGMKEYLVDKEIIYKMGLYALREKDLFKVEERFSQGFHMVPGQVDERYPYSAELLLLKNNKASGIRRAIEYSGGNMADTVAIGDSLNDLEMIKECTIGIAMGNADERLKPHADFVTADVGKHGIYKAFERFQLI
- a CDS encoding MetQ/NlpA family ABC transporter substrate-binding protein translates to MKKRILTAVLATVLAAGTLTACGSAGETATAPAETESTEAPEETAAPAEETAQAEEPAAEVTEKGTITVAATEVPHSEILEAAKPILAEQGWDLQVTVFNDYVQPNEVVESGEFDANYFQHTPYLDSFNEEKGTHLVNVGEIHYEPLGIYAGTESDLANISDGATIAVPNDTTNEARALLLLQDNGIITLKEGAGMEATKNDIAENPHNVEIVELEAAQVARVIGETSFVVLNGNYALQAGLNAQTDALAYETSDSEAAKTYVNVIVVKEGNEGNEGVKALVDVLKSDEIKDFINEKYQGSVVPFE
- a CDS encoding methionine ABC transporter permease, translated to MWDNATIMMLIKETGTTLYMTLTSTFFAYCIGLPMGIFLVITAKDGLRPNAVTYKILDVIANIVRSVPFLILLMLLIPFTRFVVGKSYGATATIVPLTVAAAPFIARLVESSLLEVDRGVVEAAQSMGASTGTIVWKVFLGEARTSLIAGATIALGTILGYSAMAGAVGGGGLGDVAIRYGYYRYQADIMIVTVILLVILVQILQYIGTRMSKKLDKRITG
- a CDS encoding methionine ABC transporter ATP-binding protein, whose translation is METIIQVKDVGKTFIGKDNTVEALKGINLEIHKGEIYGIIGMSGAGKSTLVRCLNFLEKPTTGTVMIEGKDLAGLPENELRRTRTQIAMIFQHFNLLMQRTVLDNICFPLEITGQKKKEARSRAKELLEIVGLSEKAKAYPAQLSGGQKQRVAIARALATNPKILLCDEATSALDPTTTKSILALLKDINEKYGITIVIITHEMAVVQEICTHVAIIDGGTLAETGTVEEVFTRPQTPAAKALVFQNGGNHEQMRGKRCIRIVFKDHSSFEPVIANMVLECKAPANILLADTKDIGGVAHGQMILQLPEDEIIARKMIHYLKERKLEVEELSNYVG
- a CDS encoding transposase; translation: MKREILSFSNKISRKLSKPDKKFTSDMTYGMLASGSCLLTDIADQLHEDSKKVNSVERLTRHLNKGTSKQALLSYLQTVRKWVPDDPVIHIDDSDVIKPDGYKFEALGMVRDGSKSTKTKNVYEKGYHVTEACVMTKDNHPVSIYSKIHSSKEKTFTSVNSVTFDAMERGKAMFGKATFVMDRGYDDNKMFLKLDELKQDYVIRLTAKRKLLFHNKWVAATELRNRRKGKITTPVFYKGKKREAYLSHVKVQITASRKDIFLVLVYGITEYPMMLATNKELKSRDDVIRIARLYFSRWRIEEYFRCKKQVFQFENFRVRKLKAINALNFYITMCMAFLALVSMKAETNALKVSIIQTAAPIKEKVQFCYYRLAKGISGILSYAKEGVRLWFRTKRPAYRQLCFKLIA
- the cysK gene encoding cysteine synthase A, coding for MANIKNSATELIGGTPLLNVKNFAKATGVENATLLAKLEYFNPAGSVKDRIALAMIEDAEKAGKLKEGATIIEPTSGNTGIGLASVAAARGYRAILTLPDTMSVERRNLLKAYGAELVLTEGAKGMKGAIAKAEELRDTIPGAVILGQFDNPANPAVHEATTGPEIWQDTDGEVDIFISGVGTGGTITGAGKYLKSKKADVKIIAVEPEASPVLSGGKPGPHKIQGIGAGFVPAVLDTQIYDEIIPVKNEDAFAAGKAIAVKEGILVGISSGAVLHAAVEVAKRPENAGKTIVILLPDSGDRYLSTPLFTEE
- the arcC gene encoding carbamate kinase, translated to MKKKVVVSLGHQALGYTTLQQWDAVKITAKALADLVEEDYQLTITHSNGPQVSMIHKAMTELRRVYTDYTPAPMCVCSAMSQGYVGFDIQNSLRAELLSRGIPKTVSTILTQVTVDPYDEAFYEPTKLIGRNMSAEEAEAELEKGNYVVEEAGQGFRRVVAAPKPIDIVEIEAIRLLAEAGQVVIACGGGGIPVIEQNHALQGASAVIEKDSIAGKLAEDLNADQLIILTGVPCIYKNYGKEDQEALSTLSITEAQKYIEEKQFGEGNMLPKIEAAIAYLKACPKGSVLIASLDNVADAVKGKGGTVITMNP
- a CDS encoding SPFH domain-containing protein, with translation MNMQKNNDSIHMIEEKEIVPKSGFAALLLILCGFAASVLVIVAGSILLSKSEPGLGGFALTLGILLFTALCIMLAGFHVINPNEAFVMTLFGKYYGTIKTEGFYYTNPFAAGFNPASSSASASVNLNTLSGTTETTAAPVRTKKISTKTMTLNNERQKVNDVLGNPIIIGAIVIWRVTDPTKAVFSVDNYKSFLSIQCDSTIRNIARLYPYDTMEEDADEKTLRGSSQEIADCMKRELQERVLEAGLEIKEVRITHLSYSEEIAAAMLQRQQAVAIIAARQKIVEGAVSMVKMAIDQLGEEEIIVLDEERKAAMVSNLLVILCGNKDAQPIVNTGTIY